Below is a window of Callithrix jacchus isolate 240 chromosome 15, calJac240_pri, whole genome shotgun sequence DNA.
CCCTGGTGTTCATTGTGGGCCTCTTGGGCAatgtgttggtggtggtgatcCTCATAAAATACAGGAGGCTCCGAATTATGACCAATATCTACCTGCTCAACCTGGCCATTTCTGACCTGCTCTTCCTCTTCACCCTTCCATTCTGGATCCACTATATCATGTGGAGTGACTGGGTTTTTGGCCATGGCATGTGTAAGGCCATCTCGGGGTTTTATTTCACAGGCTTGTACAGCGAGATCTTTTTCATCATCCTGTTGACAATCGACAGGTACCTGGCCATTGTCCACGCCGTGTTTGCCCTTCGAGCCCGCACTGTCACTTTTGGTGTCATCACCAGCATTGTCACCTGGGGCTTGGCAGTGCTAGCAGCTCTTCCTGAATTTATCTTCCAAAAGACCGAAAACGTTCTCCAAGGGTCTTATTGCAACCCTGTGTACCCCGAGGATGGAgcacaaagctggaagcatttctaTGCTCTGAGAGTAAACATCTTGGTTCTCGCTCTGCCTCTGCTCGTTATGGCCATCTGCTACACAGGAATTGTCAAAACACTGCTGAGGTGCCCCagtaaaaaaaagtacaaggcCATCCGACTCATTTTAGTCATCATGGtggtgtttttcattttctggacACCCTACAACCTGGCTCTCCTTCTCTATACCTTTCAAGTCAACTTGTTTGGATATGACTGTAAGCAGAGCAAGGATCTGGACCTGGCCCTACTGGTGACGCAGGTGATCGCCTACTCCCACTGCTGCGTGAACCCGGTGATCTACGCCTTCGTTGGAGAGAGGTTCCGCAAGTACCTGTGCCACTTCTTCCACAGGCACGTGCTCGTCTACGTGAGCAAATACATCCCATTCCTTCCTAGTGAGAAGCTGGAGAGAACCAGCTCTGTCTCTCCATCCACAGCAGAGCCGGAGCTCTCTATTGTGTTTTAGGTCAGATGCGGAAAACTACCTAAAGAGGACGGACCGAGCAGACGAAGCAAACGCATTAAGCCTTCCACGCTCACCACTTGAACACTCCTTCGAACTTCCTACACACGGCAGTAGCAGTAGATGCATGCACCCCAAGCAGTGTACTCATCAACCCTAAAAAGCAGAGTTTTGCTTCTCAAAGAGTTACATACATTTTAGCGCACCTGAACGTTAGACAGTTACTATATGCCTCTACAAAAAGGCAAAACTTTTATATCGTATACCTTAACTTCAGCCAGCTATTGATCtaaacaaaacattttcacaCAATACGACCAgctaatgattttattttctaatgtgcCTAGTTCTTTCCCTGCTTGATGAAAGGCTTGTTTCTTTCAGTATGAATAAGTAATCTTAAGCAACATAAAAGCATGCTATTCCTGTTCTAAATATTCTTAATAAGTTGTTGATTTCCTGTTCACACTGAATGACAGCATTTCCCATGGGTGACTCACAGAGCCCTGAGAGGTGTGCACCATCCTCTGAATGCCCATCTTACATTGCAGAGGAGGCCAGGGGCCTCCTGTACATGTGAAGTAGCCCAGGTGCGGGGCAGGAAAACGTTGGGCTTGCAGAGACTCTCTGCACCTCTAGCTCAGTGGCTCTCAAACTTGGTGTCAGAAGCACCTGGAAGGTGTATGACAACGTGGATGGCTGGGGACCACCCCAGAGTTTATGATTTAGCAGATCTGGAATGAGACCCGAGAATGTGCCTAGCATCACTAGCAAGTTttcaggtgatgctgatgatgctgGTCCTGGAACCACACTTTTAAAACAACTGCTCTGTCTAAAACGTCTGGACATTCCAGAATTAAATCCTTGAAATTGCAGATTTTGGCGTCAGAAGGAAATGTAAAATACCCTTGGGATCTAGGCACTGCCAAGAACAATCACCACCCAGGACAGCATAGGTATGATGTCAGTTCATCATAAACCAGTTGGTTTAGTGGGACTTTCTAGTAGTCCATCATTTTTATTCAGTTGAGCTTTTCTTGGGAGCTTGGGCCTACCATGGCCCTAGAAGCTGTAGTAAATACAAAGGTGAATAAGACTTTGTGTGAGCTGCATCCTAAGCTGGAAAACATACAACTTACGatgtaaaagtatataaaaaaaaatagcaaaaaaaaaaaaaaaaaacgagtagGAACAGCCCAGTTCTCCATTCCCTTTGTCTTTCCCTAGTTATGGCTCCTAGGGGAAGTAAGTTCTAAGCTGCTGATTAATTTATGCCTCTCAGTAGAGCTCATATATGACTGTGCACTGTGAGCCCTGCCAGCTGTCCATCCAATAGCTGTCTGTTAGGTGATCGGGACAGCGTGCACAAACACTGCTTCAGGTTAAGTGAAAGATGCAAAAATGTGTAAGACAAGCACAATCCCTGCCCCTATGAAACCCTCAGTCTAGTAAGAGGCTAAGATGGAAACAAACTCCAGTGCCAGGAGGCAGACACTCAATGCTATGCCTGGGCCAGGAAGGGAAAAACTACTTCTTGCTGGAACCTGAGGGGAGGAAGATTTCATGGAGGAGGTAGCTTTTCAGCAGttatctgaaagaaaggcaggatTTAAAAAGGGAGAGGATTCAGGAGAAGGCACCTTTAAGCCAAGGGAATGCTCCACCcaaaggggagaggggagggcctGCACATTTGTGGACAGGAGGTAGCATGGACAGTTTGAGGTGGGCCATGAATTTCACACGAGGGGAGCTATGGAAGGGTTTAAAGCAGGGCAGAAAAATGATGCAGGAAGGTACATCTGGTGAGGCATAGAGCACAGAGTGGAGGCTCCAGAACCATGCAGGAGGGAAGTTGGGAGTGAGTGAACGTTTGGATGCAAGGAGAGATCAGCAGCCGGCAAGAAAGGTCCCAGGAGCACTCAGAAGTGGATCAAGAGGCAGCATGAAGGATGAGTTAAAGCACTAGGAGGGACACATGGCTGCGTGTAAAAATCAAAGTGTGTCGTATACttaaaacacacgcacacacacatatactcatgTTTTCTCTTCACTTAGGTGCATAGACCATCTCTCTGAGGATACAAAAGAAACCAGTACCGGTGGCTCTCCTTAGGAAGGGATATGGGTGGCTGGAGCAGGAAAAGCAACATGACTTTTTGTGCCTTCTGGGTTTTCAATTATGGGGACCTATtactatttcaaaaaacaaatacaaccttagaatgatataaaaaataaaaggcaaggctGCTATGCAGATGTTCAGAAGTAGGCATCTGTCCTACCAGCCGTAAGGACATCAGAAGCTTCCTGCCGTGAATTAGCCCTGTGACCTGGAACAAATTATTTGGTCTCTTTCAGCCCCATTTCCTcattcatataattaaaaaatagattcaaTCACCTCTAAGGCCCCTTTGTGGCCCAGGTAGACTCTAATCTTGCTAAAATGTTAGGAGCTGGAGACTTTGAGCTTCCAAATCAATGATAAAAAGGAGGAGAGGAGCGGTGGACAAGCCCATGGCATCACCTCCATTGGTTGTGAGGCCACGTGTGGTTCCCGCTGTTCACTAAGGGGTACTCATTTCAGTTGCTCATTCCGTCATACCATTCAGCAAACATTGACTGAGTGCCCACCACATTCTTAGCTAAGTCCTGAGGAAACAAACGAGGGCACACTCACAGGTGTCCAATTCAGCCTGGCAGTGAGCTCCCTGGGGATGTCTAATTCAGTCCCAACTTGGACACTGCCTGCAGGGAGCTCACTGCCAGACTGAATGGACACTGCTCTTGTCCTCCACTGCAGAGCTCAGGACCCTGCCCGCAGGGAGCTCACTGCCAGACTGAATGGACACTGCTCTTGTCCCCCACTGCAGAGCTCATGGACACTGCCCGCAGGGAGCTCACTGCCAGACTGAATGGACACTGCTCTTGTCCTCCACTGCAGAGCTCATGGACACTGCCCGCAGGGAGCTCACTGTCAGACTGAATGGACACTGCTCTTGTCCTCCACTGCAGAGCTCAGGACCTGCCCACAGGGAGCTCACTGCCAGACTGAATGGACACTGCTCTTGTCCTCCACTGCAGAGCTCAGGACCCTGCCCGCAGGGAGCTCACTGTCAGACTGAATGGACACTGCTCTTGTCCTCCACTGCAGAGCTCAGGACCTGCCCGCAGGGAGCTCACTGTCAGACTGAATGGACACTGCTCTTGTCCTCCACTGCAGAGCTCAGGACCTGCCCGCAGGGAGCTCACTGCCAGACTGAATGGACACTGCTCTTGTCCTCCACTGCAGAGCTCAGGACCTGCCCGCAGGGAGCTCACTGCCAGACTGAATGGACACTGCTCTTGTCCTCCACTGCAGAGCTCAGGACCATACCTTATAAAGGAATTACCAATGCTTAAATTCAACCCAGATGAGAGTTCTGCATAAAGACCAGAAAACATGTTTTACTTCCCAATCCAATGCTTGGAGAAAGGGAGTGCATACTCTTGGCCATCATTCCACCCGTGCTCACCCTCTGGTGAGTGGCCTGGCCTTTCGTCAGTGTCATGCACATCTGAGAGTTCTGAATGTTCACATCGACACATGATGTGAACTCTGGCATACTCTAAGCCATGTAACACGAATCTCAAGTTGGCTAGGATGCCTTGAAGTACTTCTCTTTCTTGTGGTTCagacaaaatgtaaataaaacagtCATTTAAAAACTGAGCTATACAGTACCTGAAAGATACTTCTGCAGAGAGTAGGATGGAGACACTGAAGAAAGATGCACAGAGAAGGTGTCATTCTGCTTAGATGGGGTTCCTCCAGGCACAGACCCTGAGCAAGGATTTGAGAGCAAAAAGTGTATTTGCAAAGTGCAGGAAACTCCAGTAGGGAAGTGGGGAAGTAAAAtgggggggggaggggaagaTGTGAACAAGGGTACATTATCAAGCCACTTTTCACAGGGGGTGACTAGAGTTAAAGCCACTAGTGAACACACTTCTCCTGATttgaggggtgagggagctggggcATTCATAATCCACTCCAGTCAGTCATTGGCCGACACTGCTCCTGGGAGTGTTAATCCCTAGTACTTCCAGCTGGCCTTGCTAGGGCAGGAGTTCTTCCCAGCTTTGGAGAATGTTCCTGGGGCAACAAGATGTAGATGCTGGGTGTTGGAAGACAGCTGGGCATGCTTGGATAAGGCTTGAGAAATAAAGCATTTGCTGTATATTTGAACTAGTGTTCAAACAGTTTTTTCATGAAGCAGAGGGTGGGAGTAAGAATAGCATCCAGGCAGATGGTTCAGTTTGTTAGAAGGCACAGTGGCACAAAAGCGACCCACAGACACTTGCTGTGGTGACGCCTAGTGTGACACTGGGCAATGACAGATGCTCTCGAATGTGCCTCTGTGTTTTCTTCCCTGGCTTCTTTGCTCCTCCTTCTTTCGTTCAGCATCATAATCTGCTATTTCAAAAGATGATCCCTTTCCAGCTTGAGTTCCTGAGATGTTCTTCAGATTCTAGAGCTAAAATCCTAAAGGCTTCACATCTCCTGAACAAAGCAGTTTCTGGTCCTTTGTAGCTTATGGACTGTAAAGAACTTTACTGAGGTTTTCGTCTGCTTCTGCCCAGGTAAATCCCCAGTGTAGTCAAGGCCCCCATTCCTCTTTTTCTAGTCTCTGACCTAATCCAGGGCTCAGACAAGGACCTGCAGGACAAACTTGGCCCACTGCCTGTTTTGTAAATAAGAGTATCATTGGAACACAGCCAGGCTCTTTTTTTTAtgcattgtctgtggctgcttttgcactactaTGAGAGTTGAATAGTTGCCACAGAGACTGTATAGCCcacaaatcttaaaatatttactttcttgtCCTTTACAGAAGAAGTTTCCTGACCCTGATAATCTACAGGACTTGGGTCTCTGTAGGCACAGCCATGAGGAGAGAGACTTGGTTGTCAAGGGAAGAACTTGGGGTGGGAGGCATTCAAGCCACTTAAGTCCCCAGGTTAGTTCTTGAGCCTGGATGCAGTACAAAGTAAGCAAAACTGGATTGAATTGTATAGTAGTCAGATGCTGCTCACTAATGCAAAACACTGACAGTATGCACCAAGGTATCACAATGAAAGTTTTTATTGGGGCAGTAGGACCCCTTAGATCCTGTATCCCCAAGTAGACTATAAGGAATTTCCAAATGAATTATAAAACCAGATTTTACAAGTCTTGAGACCCCTCACTTATAAGGGGGACAAAgggattggatggatggatgaaattAAGGAGGTATTTGAAAATTCTTTGTAGAGGACTACTGGTATTCAGGAGTGCCTGCTTCTCACCTTAAGCCTGGTGGGAGTGATGCCAGCGGCACCATCTGAGAGCTCAGTAGGAGTCACCAGGGTTAAAGAAGCACCATCCGTCAGCATCTGACTCACACCTAGGAAATCTGGAGACGAGGAACCTGCCAGCCAGCTgcactgggggtggggtggaggagaaCCACTACTTTGGGAGGGACCTACACTTCTAGAGATGATTTTGGCCAAGAATTTAGAATTCTTTTCCATGGGCCAGATCCCAGAGAGCTGACTGGAAGATTTCCAGTTCTGCCCAGCGGACCCCAATAGCATATGTGTACGCAGTGGCCTGCCAAAACCATGGAATGATGGGGAGTTGACAGCCAgggaaaatgcatttaaaaaaaaaaaaatcatcggAGTTACGTTGACTATTTCCAGGAATGACGCCAATGACTACAAAAGCAGCCCATGAGAGAAGTGATTAACTTGTAAACATCCACCGGCCCCAGAAAGGGTGACATCATCTTATGGCAGGGCCAGTTCAAACAAAAACTTTCCTTACACCAACCCTTTTTCCCTTCCCAGCTTCCACGCAGTGAGAGGCTGAGAATCCATGCTTAGCAAGCTGGGGAAAGGCCCAAATGCcggacagagagaaagacagacagggCTGTGCCCCGCTCCTCTCTCCAGCAAGTCATTATCCCTCAGACAGCTGGGCGAGCTGGGAAAGCAGGGAAGATTTAAGTGTCAAATCAGATGGAGTTTTGGTTATCATACAGggatcaatttttaaatttttgaattgaAATTGTCCTTTTGTGACCACAGATGATCCTGGGACTTGTTTGTACCTAAGCATGATGACCAAGCCATGGGGCTGCTAGAATTTTCATTCAGGGATTTGAGTACAGAAGAACTTCAGCCTCTAATTTGGTTTAAAGAGACAGTGAGGCACAAAAGTAAAGTTTACATCCCAAGAATTCTGTCAGTTCAATATACTGGTGGCAAATCCAAGCCCCCAAGTTTCAGCTCTCTGAGGTCCACATAGGCTTACGTGAATTGACAGGACTGAACTGCTGGTcttaaatggataaagaaaaaatgctgtgatattaaagatatataggccaggtgtggtggctcacactgtaatcccaacactttgggaggttaaggcaggaggattactccagcccaggcatttgagaccagcttgggcaacatggcaagacctccggctttacaaaaaataaacaaaattagctgggtgtggcggtgcatggctgtagtcccagctactagggagactgagataagaggatcacttgagcctaggaatgcagtgagctgagattgcaccactacactccaccctgaatgatagagcaagaccctgtctcaataaaagatCCATATATATGTGGATCTGAATATGGATATAGGCTTGAATATGAAAATATCTAATGATGCCTTTAAAATCCTGTATACCTGGATTTTGCCTACTTCAAGGTTAACCTTTCCTAGCTAAGCAAGAGCTAGTCCACTGGATGCCACCCAGTGCCCATGAGAAGAGCCACCCCTTGCAGTCAAGACTTTCTTTCACTGAAGAAGGCCTCTCAGTCTTTTTTCAGACAGACAACCTCCTCCCTGGCTCAGTTCCAGGTCCTGGTCAGATGAGCCCAACCTCAGATGAGTCCTTCATTTGCTGGCGTCAGCGTCCCAGACAGTTGCAGTAGGAGAACCTGAACACCAGGGGGCGTTGGCCATTTGCAGAGAGGAGCTAGCTCTGCACAGTCCTTCAGTCAGCAGAGGGTGTGTCCAAGGGCTAGGCAGGAAGTGAGGTTTGACATTACAGCAAGAAGCTCGGGAATGCGTAAATCTGATCTTGTCCAACTGTGTTGCAAAACGTGGAGGATGCCGTCTGGATCCTCAGGAATTGTACAAGGCGGTGACTGCAGAAGGAAAGCAACAGAAGATAGGAAACAAGGTACACCTTGTTGTTACCTGGGCGAATTCCTAGCTCCTTCAGATGGAGAGCTTTGGTAAAGTTCTGTGTAGCTCAAGGCCTACCTATTCCCCTACATCCCATTaaaccaaaattcaaattatagTCCAGAAGGCCATGCCCAAGTCCATAGCAATGGGCACACTAAAAATGCGTGTGAATATAAGAGGACAAAGAAGAGCAAGAGAGCGGGACCTGCCCCTGTGAGCCACAGTCTGGTTCAACCGATCGCTGCATGGAGGGCAAAGCTAGTAGACTAGCTAGTGTGGGACTAGCTTGTGTGGGACCTTTCAACACACAGAGACCCCCAACTGCTTGCACATGTGGCCCAGTCCATGTTCTGAAATCTGACGATCGGAACAGCAACTCCTGACCCGGTACAAGCGAGAGTGGATGCAGAGGCAGATATCTTCCTCATCCTATGTGATTCAATTCAGATGCTGTTCAAACCCCAATTGATCTTATGTATGGAGCACACCTTCTCCCACCTTTTTCCCCTTCAGACCATGGGCTGGTAATACATCCCGGCTGTTACTCCCCTTTATGCTGCTAGTCCCTTTGTAAATAGCCCCTTTATTAAAGTATCCTCAAATTGCCCAGGTTGAGTGTCAGTTGTTTGCTGCTGGGACTGACTGACACAAGGAGACCACAGACACATAGAAAAGGAAACTGtgtgtaattaaaaaatatgtggtAAATGTCAAGCGAGCgttcagggaagacttcctgtaGGAGGAGAAGCCAGACTGGGTCTTAAAAGACAGGAAGCAACACCCCTGAGGAGAGCTGTGGGAGGGGGCTAAGCAAAGGCAGAGttagaaatgaacaaagaatgtTTAGACCAGAGAAATTGGGCAGGTTAGGGGAGAGGTCTTGAAGCAAAGGCACTTTGATGCCAGAACTAAGAACCTTAATTGCCAAGATTTTGAAACCTATCAGCAGCAGGGAGTGATGCTGCTACAGACACAGGCTGGGGAGTTTGCCCGGCTCATGATGATCCTTGCAGTGGCTGCCATCAGGCTCCTCCCACAGCCCCTTCACTTATTTGACCAAGGGGGATTGCTCCTAGCCTGGCCTAAGCTAGGCCAATTGGAAAACTCAAATGAAGACACACAGAGATAAGTTGGACTGATTGATCCTATGTCTAAAGAAAGGCTACATGGGCTgagagctgtggctcatgcctgcaatcccagcactttgggagggcaaggcaggtggatcacctgaggtcaggagtttgagactagcctgaccaacatggaaatcccatctcttctaaaaaatgcaaaaattagccaggcccggtggcgggtgcctataatcctagctatgcgtgaggctgaggcaggagaatcacttgaacccaggaagcagcagttgcagtgagccaagatcacaccgttgcactccagccttgggaccgagaaagactgtctccaaaaaaaaaaaaaaaaagcctacatgAGCTTCCAGGGCTAAGGCTCCTGTCCTTTCTGAGGGCTAAAGGtccttctttcttccattctgtgagcCATCCAAACCCTGTTCAGTCATTCTTGGCTGAAGCTGGGGTTGTTTATAAATCAAAAAGGCTAACTGATATAAAAATGTGTGCTAGAAAGCAGGTTGCAGACATCAGCCCTCCACGAAGGGGATGAGTGTTTGAATTAGTTAGCAGGAAGTAAGACTCCCCTCCAACTTCAAGATGGGAAGAGGGCACCCATGTGATACAGTGGCTAAACAACTAGTGAAGTTATCACCTCAGACCATGTTCCCATTGAGGATGAAGCCTGGTGGGATGAGGATTGGGGGTTGGTAGGAAGGTGCTACTATCCACCTTCTTCAtcaaaagaagatgaagaaggcCAGAACTAGAGGGTAGCCTGGCTGCTTCTGAAGGCACTGAGAAACTTAAAGCAAGACCACTCAAATGCTGAAACCTTCATTTTCAAGTTAGAATGAAACTTAGAGCCTTTCtgtggccatttaaaaaaaaaaagtttcttactACTTGAAGCTTCCAGGTTAAGACTGTTGGAAATTAATTCAGAGCATGAATTGGCAAGTGTCTTAATTATAGTAGGAACTGAATTTGCAGATTTGCTGAAAAGCCTATATGAATGTTACAGCATTGATAAGATAGACTGAGGACCAGTGGGAATGGGGATATCTGGGAGGATGCACAGGACCTGGGAACCCTGTTCCTCCATGCCCTCTGGCACACTGTCCTATCTATCTCTCTTTCCCAAGGAAGCTGTTTTCCCTTAGCTTGAGAAAAGTAACAGTTCGCTCTTCATTGTTCCTCACTTAGTAAACAGGATTTGAATTCAACTTGCCCCAGAGGATAAAATGCAGAATCACAGCAGGAGAAAAAATTCCATGAAGAATTACAGAAAGTGGTCAATGTACATAATTGAAAAACTGAGTTTGGCTTTTAAGAGTGCTTAATAAAAATGGCAGAATAGAAATGTGGATTGGGCTGAATTTATTGACATGTACACGCATCGAAAATATTGCACTCAATAGCTAGGGTTCTAAGAGTTGTCAGTTGGGCTAATACAAACCTGGACCAAATGCTGGTCCATCCTAGGTGAGCATGAAAGGCCAGGTATCCCTAGGAATCATCTAGAGGAAGACAGGAACATTATGCTTCTATCAAGCATAATGTCAGTCTACCGCTGACACTCTTTCCTTGTCATAAAGACAAGATTGGAGAGGGAAGTTCATTAGGAATGATCGTGGGAAGGGTCTGTAATTGAAACGCaatcttggccgggcatggtggcgcgtgcctgtaagcccagctactcaggaggctgaggcaggagaattgcctgaacccaggaggtggaggttgcggtgagccgagatcgtgccattgcactccagcctgggtaacagcgaaacttcgtctcaaaaaaaaaaaaacaaaacaaagaaatgcaatCTTGATGTCAGTCAGGTAGGGAGTATATTAAATGTGGACTTTTTACCTGCAAGAAACCAGGTAGATGTGGCCagtataaaagatattttaaaaaggatgGTGATAATAGCTCAGGGAGTGATCTGACATCCAGAGGCCTCTGATTATGTTTATTCATTATCGGGATCCTAAGAATTAAGTCAAGAAAATGTCAGGTTTGGCAAAAAACAGATCAGTCCTGAGTTGCATTGAGAAAATGTGGCCTCTTGCCAAATTCTCAGAAGT
It encodes the following:
- the CCR3 gene encoding C-C chemokine receptor type 3: MATSLDTVETFGTTPFYYESGELCTKGDIRALIAKFLPPLYSLVFIVGLLGNVLVVVILIKYRRLRIMTNIYLLNLAISDLLFLFTLPFWIHYIMWSDWVFGHGMCKAISGFYFTGLYSEIFFIILLTIDRYLAIVHAVFALRARTVTFGVITSIVTWGLAVLAALPEFIFQKTENVLQGSYCNPVYPEDGAQSWKHFYALRVNILVLALPLLVMAICYTGIVKTLLRCPSKKKYKAIRLILVIMVVFFIFWTPYNLALLLYTFQVNLFGYDCKQSKDLDLALLVTQVIAYSHCCVNPVIYAFVGERFRKYLCHFFHRHVLVYVSKYIPFLPSEKLERTSSVSPSTAEPELSIVF